The following are encoded together in the Daphnia magna isolate NIES linkage group LG8, ASM2063170v1.1, whole genome shotgun sequence genome:
- the LOC116928868 gene encoding LOW QUALITY PROTEIN: protein unc-79 homolog (The sequence of the model RefSeq protein was modified relative to this genomic sequence to represent the inferred CDS: inserted 1 base in 1 codon), which yields MAAKPTRPSGVCERAKNHRPVSSNACYLETDNMATRAATFAAKVRNLHDYQLRLLNSSVSPPSGHDVANTLKYFSQMLLGILKDVPDFPLVMVYNRERDAKRMALFPSLDYRGLYNVLIQLLEVIPLIQTGVDVLSQALIGTILCVMPFIEQDLIDNLPSLVASSIVHLPTSLHGYIVQVLCCFLLPLTMGTPPTDGVFNMIEPSIPGIIMAVLQYTSNTAYHCQLMETLMSLKPDVAKDLLCIIAHGTLKARVPGAHLLFYYWPALNPTLYDRRGVNTKFNGFALNGWKPVPCQREECQSSGEAAESIKLCLDHRVAVSQQGNNENGPLLVVCAGCADEIKRIDPPANLTANGNQQQLVEPLVELXLPMLQVAATCDNTSCRSNDKTASVSCFSSSCTSYNDRRPIRYCSQCHSIRHNNRRGGDHIYHCNLTSAWEMRPEMQSYTVDAVVSLLKEAQPYSFERSSESNDRLTRAGLWLCGDLDTIYSFGLEERRLLSRYGVWLLTAVCRPVPQAAKSIIGRLIGALFHWFDTTAHVTDDQAGCVLEPLKSEMLREWIVEAQENQLDVLLDCLMPWPASYSRIGGSWDTGHCPKAVHIKEGFNRLFCLVPYEIITVDLWNDIVPRWLESMVTTVPSDEWIEFRIILSKLLDSSMSPLGFDAQQMFRFLAVRFRGTHLRVQQQTLNWLQLLSSLHIVVPIDLLVNIFQEGVNTSKLDDNDIPNLDSEEIRPLSPVSNQSIPSSDLPLSLPEKSLACHVLMLDILLEQLEVQEEPSNGGLTGAPLAQHCLTLLKDMIHVRQNMLHNCTSSDCYMCSLLTSWYQLAQELIAFYSPLHAAVVSECFEELENCVEMAAAQSVQQQQLSPVEKAANKPEEVVPTVHHPEQQQQAKQLGDVRTAKMETVSELDLAPILPSERVLRAVANAVTCTENEVANCKAQVSHPSMLSGDDPSSDHQDHQQPNQQYWVTTAGKFRFSLEELPNHLQLIYGFLKELYHLIRPDTQRHLLRCVEILCLHCEVLSKSACREHPGFLFWVQENLTVAQLWNLLESQTSHVAQTGASLLLHCLTLPGGSDVFWKIMESDFHSREWKTRFSSVERMMLVCQFLDDPTVKQSSILQSILTNAFCFLISSMDDINTAVANRATILLESLHDGSLKLLCWCLEQQFDSFICDRPMLLHSIMALHHHPWLTKRKIISWKFFFNRFDALYLEAQLSLQRAGELIEPRDLKASHMSNESFNKKLQKAREAIKRYAPSRPSSPTQQPRSLMRSLSLSNHRNFGRRKSAQNYQHHGGSKSYSRQGSSAQLKLLRSRGGLAGDRMNNQQASQEEAYVALFMQRCSELDDYDGETHSLLLTTLMQFLAQPDLAQLSDDKFQSQIQNLVLRHLSLLLGYGPTERAFCVTPQKLRSSATFNAFLSALPQVLDRNLAIGATLLPMTLSLMIFCPAPPSKANGPGGNSWLQCHGQAGVPIIMHGSMSSVGFTSGSAAAAGSNNVNDRHNGTTPQRAYKPTYSLWYLETHPRRMWLQTVLVILYKYRYNQPNLAPLVQSIMRIVLNTLESQYHRCYRYGGIGATLSHGHPSTAQHQIHGVASAATMRMRDQSQGSLEVDSPNDLTDAKGRPNVIGHGVGAVLGIAGLVWGSSTIQHQIQFQVATNKANISLSSRRELTGSISSECDIDQDVDGVELEVIPESPKSSRPDPDWDRDSLAEVEILSELSQQEPNAATAASEVSLATCVRQPSAVYEAHTVVSHRQINAADAVAAAAAATATPTGVRTRQRKIGISMGTMGSELPFVATEQPNRQQASAEPQAPQPVPANITIPASIKQSSLRVGDEVACHRCSKCNAPFEEFSEEELGLCIVIISTFVHREPALAATMLPEILRCNAKWAGSTTYTWQMGSNLYVPGEVGAIARQFLRCLLHQLTPNKVFIQLFQTQVPEEMKQSFFKTMASALTDFVELTPAAPLQLLLESLNEQKQLSPAQIAMILPNVACYFECLPPLDLSAQIWSPLFTQLEIFCARLILVLPLLNGNPAHSNSLLRIMASSNRVSALQLASCRSSILEAFAKVLLYIVQHWAGFDYKHIVELCHLAFRSFIKDREKYMLTRTLVDELASVMKLKSSLPDSTLMILVHFILQDAGGTLPPHCLLMDESDNSTNNVKVSSADGSTGSGSTGAFDCIRPHFNDIMDFLADVHTLSKLKSNSRAMSPGPGLDEDTLGGTVKAGMAQLLALEIVRGNGKDNKCLQRYMPWLLNPPSSIQQGPREFLECVCHVRLLSWLLLGALQHTALVTHTHSNGPLSMPTGVTLNPCLPLPIEVSCSLADHIQGILAGFAEQSKTSVLHMSSLYHAFLLCQLWTIYLEFMAGQLGNSSNADQQATIFNVLVDFWSKITPSVLQLVAHSSVLTEMVNLHFLSLMEALAECRSSVLSLLLPLWTPVLQAQNSQTQLPVHLQVRLQACVEGYSMNTGTASNGGGVCEGLETHLEGWLLRWLQKLQFKMGQIEIQSSTASQFYNV from the exons ATGGCAGCAAAACCAACCCGACCATCGGGAGTCTGTGAACGGGCGAAGAATCATCGACCCGTTTCATCCAATGCCTGTTATCTGGAGACCGACAACATGGCCACAAGAGCAGCGACAT TTGCTGCCAAGGTGAGAAACTTGCACGATTATCAGCTCCGGCTACTCAACAGCTCCGTCTCGCCGCCTTCCGGTCACGATGTAGCCAATAcacttaaatatttttcgcAGATGCTGCTCG GAATCTTGAAGGATGTTCCGGATTTCCCTCTCGTCATGGTGTACAACCGGGAGCGCGATGCTAAACGCATGGCTCTTTTCCCCAGTCTTGATTACAGGGGTCTCTACAATGTTTTGATCCAGCTATTGGAAGTCATCCCTCTCATTCAGACGGGAGTCGATG TCTTGAGCCAAGCGCTGATTGGCACGATCCTATGCGTCATGCCGTTCATCGAACAGGATCTGATCGATAATCTACCGAGCCTCGTAGCTTCGTCTATCGTCCACTTGCCCACGTCTCTTCACGGCTACATCGTCCAGGTCCTCTGCTGCTTCCTTCTACCACTCACCATGG GCACTCCGCCAACGGATGGCGTCTTCAACATGATCGAGCCCTCCATTCCCGGAATCATCATGGCCGTTCTCCAGTACACTAGCAATACAG CTTATCATTGCCAATTGATGGAGACGCTCATGTCGTTGAAACCGGACGTGGCCAAAGATTTGCTCTGCATTATCGCTCACGGGACATTGAAAGCTCGCGTGCCGGGCGCCCACCTCTTATTCTATTACTGGCCGGCTCTCAATCCCACGCTATACGATCGACGTGGCGTCAACACGAAATTCAATG GATTCGCTCTTAACG GTTGGAAACCAGTACCCTGTCAGCGAGAAGAGTGTCAGAGCAGCGGAGAAGcggctgaatctatcaaactCTGCTTGGATCATCGGGTGGCCGTCAGCCAGCAAGGCAACAACGAGAATGGGCCGCTTCTAGTCGTCTGCGCTGGATGTGCCGATGAAATCAAACGCATAGACCCTCCCGCCAATTTAACAGCCAATGGCAACCAACAGCAGCTGGTCGAGCCATTGGTAGAAC CTTTGCCCATGCTTCAAGTGGCGGCCACTTGTGACAACACG AGTTGCCGCTCAAATGATAAGACAGCCAGTGTGTCGTGTTTCTCATCCAGCTGCACCAGTTATAACGACCGAAGGCCTATACGTTATTGTAGCCAATGCCACTCGATCCGGCACAACAACCGACGCGGTGGCGACCACATTTATCACTGCAACTTGACGTCAGCCTGGGAAATGCGGCCAGAAATGCAGAGCTATACGGTGGATGCCGTCGTCAGCCTCTTGAAAGAAGCGCAGCCGTACAGCTTCGAGCGTAGTAGTGAGAGCAATGACCGTCTCACCCGAGCCGGCCTGTGGCTCTGTGGCGATTTGGACACCATTTACTCGTTCGGATTAGAAGAGAGGCGATTGCTCAGTCGCTACGGTGTTTGGCTTCTTACGGCAGTTTGCAGACCTGTGCCGCAAGCCGCCAAATCCATTATCGGAAGATTGATTGGTGCCCTGTTTCACTGGTTTGATACTACCGCCCACGTTACGGATG ACCAAGCTGGGTGTGTCTTGGAACCGTTGAAGTCGGAAATGCTCCGCGAGTGGATCGTTGAGGCGCAAGAAAACCAATTGGATGTCCTCCTCGACTGTTTGATGCCCTGGCCGGCTAGCTATTCGCGGATAGGCGGTAGCTGGGACACCGGACATTGTCCCAAAGCTGTTCACATCAAAGAAGGATTCAACCGTCTCTTCTGTCTCGTTCCTTACGAAATTATCACCGTCGATTTGTGGAATGACATTGTGCCAAGATGGCTGGAATCGATGGTCACCACCGTGCCGTCTGACGAGTGGATTGAATTCAGGATCATCTTGAG CAAATTACTGGATTCGAGCATGAGCCCTTTGGGGTTTGATGCCCAGCAAATGTTTCGCTTTTTGGCTGTCCGTTTTCGTGGAACCCACCTTCGCGTTCAGCAGCAAACGCTCAACTGGCTGCAGCTTCTTTCCTCGTTGCACATTGTCGTGCCTATCGATCTTCTAGTCAACATTTTCCAGGAGGGAGTCAATACGAGTAAACTGGACGACAACGACATTCCAAACTTAG attcGGAAGAAATTCGGCCATTGTCGCCTGTTTCCAATCAAAGCATTCCGTCATCCGATTTACCTCTGAGTCTTCCGGAGAAGAGCCTGGCATGTCACGTTCTAATGCTGGACATACTGTTGGAGCAACTTGAAGTTCAGGAAGAGCCTAGTAACGGCGGGTTGACAGGAGCGCCACTAGCCCAACATTGCCTCACTCTTTTAAAAGATATGATCCACGTCCGTCAGAATATGTTGCACAATTGCACGTCTTCCGATTGCTACATGTGCAGTCTGCTGACGTCGTGGTATCAACTGGCTCAAGAGTTGATTGCTTTCTACTCGCCTTTGCACGCAGCTGTCGTTAGCGAGTGTTTTGAAGAGCTGGAAAATTGCGTTGAAATGGCTGCAGCCCAGTCTGTTCAACAGCAACAGCTCAGTCCCGTTGAAAAGGCGGCCAACAAACCTGAAGAGGTTGTGCCCACTGTTCATCACCCagagcaacaacagcaagcgAAACAACTGGGTGATGTCAGAACAGCCAAGATGGAGACGGTCTCCGAACTGGATCTTGCACCGATCCTTCCGTCGGAAAGAGTCCTCAGAG CTGTGGCGAATGCAGTGACTTGTACCGAAAACGAAGTGGCCAATTGCAAAGCCCAAGTCTCTCATCCGAGCATGTTGAGTGGCGACGATCCATCTAGTGACCATCAGGATCATCAACAACCGAATCAGCAATACTGGGTGACGACGGCTGGTAAATTCCGGTTCTCGCTGGAAGAATTACCCAACCATCTCCAGTTGATCTACGGATTCCTGAAAGAGCTCTATCATTTAATCCGGCCCGACACCCAACGACATCTATTGCGCTGTGTCGAGATCCTTTGCCTTCATTGTGAAGTCCTCAGCAAATCGGCTTGTCGCGAACATCCTGGTTTCCTCTTTTGGGTCCAGGAGAACCTCACGGTAGCCCAGTTGTGGAATCTCCTCGAAAGTCAAACGTCCCACGTAGCGCAGACTGGTGCCTCTCTTTTGCTGCATTGTCTTACCCTTCCGGGCGGCTCGGACGTCTtttggaaaatcatggaaTCAGATTTCCATTCGCGTGAATGGAAAACCCGCTTCTCATCCGTTGAACGCATGATGTTGGTGTGCCAATTTCTGGATGACCCCACCGTAAAGCAGAGTTCCATTTTGCAGTCGATCTTGACAAACGCCTTCTGCTTCCTCATTTCATCCATGGACGATATTAATACGGCTGTAGCCAACAGGGCAACCATACTCCTGGAGAGTTTGCACGATGGTTCGCTCAAATTACTCTGTTGGTGTCTGGAGCAACAGTTTGACAGCTTCATCTGCGACAGACCGATGCTGTTGCACTCCATCATGGCACTTCATCACCACCCTTGGCTGACAAAACGCAAGATCATCTCCTGGAAGTTCTTTTTCAACCGTTTCGACGCTCTTTATTTGGAAGCTCAGTTGAGCTTGCAACGAGCTGGAGAACTGATTGAACCCCGCGATCTGAAGGCCAGTCACATGTCAAACGAAAGCTTCAATAAGAAGCTGCAAAAAGCTCGCGAGGCTATCAAACGCTATGCTCCTAGCAGACCCAGTTCGCCCACTCAGCAGCCGAGAAGCTTGATGCGCTCTTTAAGCTTATCGAATCATCGTAATTTTGGCCGTCGTAAGTCTGCGCAGAATTATCAACATCATGGAGGGTCAAAGAGCTACAGCAGACAAGGCTCTTCAGCCCAGCTAAAACTGTTACGATCAAGAGGAGGGCTAGCTGGTGATCGGATGAATAATCAACAGGCATCCCAGGAAGAGGCCTATGTAGCCCTTTTCATGCAACGCTGCTCCGAGCTGGATGACTACGACGGAGAAACCCATTCTTTACTGCTGACTACTCTGATGCAATTCCTTGCACAGCCAGATCTCGCCCAATTAAGTGATGACAAATTCCAGTCGCAAATTCAGAATTTAGTTCTTCGTCATTTGAGTCTTTTACTGGGATACGGTCCGACCGAGAGGGCCTTCTGCGTAACACCACAAAAGCTCAGATCATCGGCTACGTTCAACGCCTTTCTGTCGGCTCTTCCGCAAGTTCTGGATCGCAATTTAGCCATTGGTGCAACTCTTTTACCGATGACATTATCTTTGATGATCTTCTGTCCAGCTCCGCCATCAAAAGCCAATGGTCCTGGAGGCAATTCGTGGTTGCAGTGTCACGGACAGGCCGGTGTACCTATTATCATGCACGGGTCAATGAGTAGCGTTGGTTTTACTTCTGgatcagctgctgctgctggttcTAATAA CGTTAATGATCGACACAACGGAACAACTCCACAGAGAGCCTACAAACCGACCTACTCGCTGTGGTATTTAGAGACCCATCCACGTCGGATGTGGTTGCAAACGGTCTTAGTTATCCTGTACAAG TATCGTTATAATCAACCGAACCTGGCTCCCCTGGTGCAAAGTATTATGCGAATCGTCCTCAATACACTGGAATCGCAATACCATCGCTGTTATCGCTACGGAGGTATCGGAGCCACCCTGAGTCATGGCCATCCGTCGACAGCACAGCATCAGATCCATGGGGTTGCTTCAGCAGCAACGATGAGAATGAGAGATCAAAGTCAGGGTTCCTTGGAAGTTGACTCTCCCAATGATCTAACTGATGCGAAAG GAAGGCCAAATGTTATTGGACATGGCGTCGGCGCAGTCCTGGGCATAGCTGGCCTTGTCTGGGGTTCTTCAACTATTCAACATCAAATTCAGTTTCAAGTTGCAACG AATAAGGCTAATATCTCTTTGTCGTCCCGACGCGAATTAACCGGCAGTATCTCAAGTGAATGTGATATCGATCAGGATGTTGATGGTGTCGAGTTAGAGGTTATTCCCGAGAGTCCCAAGAGTAGCAGACCAGATCCTGACTGGGATCGTGATTCACTGGCTGAAGTCGAG ATCCTATCGGAGCTGTCGCAGCAAGAACCCAATGCTGCCACAGCTGCATCAGAAGTTTCATTAGCTACCTGCGTCCGTCAACCATCGGCTGTATATGAAGCCCACACGGTCGTATCCCATCGTCAGATCAATGCCGCTGATGCTGTTGCAGCCGCTGCAGCGGCCACGGCAACGCCTACGGGAGTCAGAACTCGTCAGAGAAAAATAGGAATTTCTATGGGAACCATGGGTTCCGAATTGCCGTTCGTTGCCACAGAACAGCCAAACCGCCAACAGGCTTCGGCGGAACCTCAAGCACCTCAGCCTGTTCCCGCCAACATAACAATACCGGCGTCCATCAAACAGAGCTCTCTCCGCGTTGGTGACGAAGTGGCGTGTCATCGTTGCTCCAAATGCAATGCCCCATTCGAAGAATTCAGCGAAGAAGAACTTGGTTTATGTATTGTTATCATATCTACCTTTGTTCACAGAGAACCTGCCTTGGCCGCCACCATGCTTCCAGAAATTCTCCGCTGTAACGCAAA ATGGGCAGGAAGTACAACATATACTTGGCAAATGGGTAGCAATTTGTACGTTCCTGGTGAGGTTGGTGCCATTGCACGCCAATTTCTGCGATGCCTTTTGCATCAGTTAACACCCAACAAGGTATTCATCCAACTGTTCCAGACTCAGGTACCAGAAGAGATGAAGCAATCATTCTTCAAGACGATGGCATCAGCATTGACAGATTTTGTTGAGCTGACTCCAGCTGCACCACTGCAGTTGTTGCTGGAATCTCTGAATGAGCAGAAACAATTGTCACCAGCCCAGATTGCTATGATTCTACCCAATGTGGCCTGTTATTTTGAGTGTTTACCACCACTGGATTTAAGCGCTCAGATTTGGTCGCCACTTTTCACTCAGCTAGAAATCTTCTGCGCACGACTTATTCTAGTCTTGCCGTTGCTAAATGGCAATCCAGCTCACAGCAACTCACTTCTGAGAATAATGGCCAGCAGCAATCGCGTGTCAGCACTACAACTCGCTTCGTGTCGTAGTAGCATTCTCGAGGCTTTCGCCAAGGTCCTGTTGTACATCGTTCAGCATTGGGCCGGCTTCGATTATAAACATATCGTGGAACTATGTCATCTGGCCTTTCGATCATTTATTAAA GATCGCGAGAAGTATATGTTAACACGGACACTAGTCGACGAACTAGCTTCTGTGATGAAACTGAAATCAAGTCTACCAGATTCAACGTTAATGATTTTGGTCCATTTCATCTTACAA GATGCTGGAGGAACTTTGCCACCCCATTGCCTGTTAATGGACGAATCAGATAATAGTACCAATAATGTGAAGGTGTCCTCAGCTGATGGATCAACTGGTAGTGGCAGCACTGGTGCATTCGACTGCATCCGACCACATTTTAATGATATCATGGATTTTTTGGCGGATGTTCACACGCTTAGCAAATTGAAAAGCAATAGCAGAGCGATGAGTCCTGGTCCTGGCTTAGATGAAGATACCCTTGGTGGGACCGTCAAAGCCGGAATGGCCCAACTTTTGGCACTTGAAATTGTCCGTGGCAACGGCAAAGATAACAAATGCCTTCAACGCTATATGCCATGGTTATTAAATCCACCATCCTCCATCCAACAAGG GCCACGGGAGTTTCTCGAATGCGTTTGTCATGTGAGGCTGTTGTCCTGGTTGTTATTAGGTGCATTGCAACATACAGCTCTGGTGACTCACACTCATTCGAATGGACCCTTATCCATGCCAA CGGGCGTAACGTTGAATCCTTGCTTACCTTTACCTATCGAAGTTTCCTGCTCCTTGGCTGATCATATTCAGGGAATATTGGCTGGATTCGCAGAACAGTCGAAGACTTCCGTCCTTCACATGTCGTCCCTTTATCATGCATTCCTTCTATGTCAA CTTTGGACGATTTACTTGGAGTTTATGGCAGGTCAGCTCGGCAACAGCTCGAATGCTGATCAGCAAGCTACCATTTTCAATGTCCTAGTAGATTTCTGGAGCAAAATCACCCCTTCCGTTTTGCAATTAGTTGCTCACTCGTCAGTG ctaaCAGAGATGGtcaatttacattttttgagCCTCATGGAAGCATTGGCCGAGTGCAGATCGTCCGTTTTGTCGCTTTTGCTACCCCTCTGGACACCAGTTTTACAAGCACAAAATTCGCAG ACACAGCTGCCTGTCCATTTGCAAGTCCGATTACAAGCCTGCGTAGAAGGCTATTCAATGAACACGGGCACGGCATCGAATGGTGGTGGTGTATGCGAAGGGTTGGAAACGCATTTAGAAGGATGGCTTCTTCGGTGGCTACAAAAACTCCAATTTAAAATGGggcaaatagaaattcaaTCTTCTACTGCTAGTCAGTTTTACAATGTATAG